The following are encoded together in the Bradymonas sediminis genome:
- the panB gene encoding 3-methyl-2-oxobutanoate hydroxymethyltransferase, with amino-acid sequence MAKRKTNRHLQKMYEKGTPITMVTCYDFTFARLVEKSDIDTILIGDSLGNVIQGQDTTLPVTVDDIIYHTRAVARGNQSAHLLADMPFGSYQANDDEGMRNAARLLKEGGAQAVKLEGGAAIAPLVKRMVTAGIPVCGHLGLTPQSVNQFGGFRVQGRGEDAGEQLIADALALEEAGAYMIVFEMVPKDLAKRVTEALSIPTIGIGAGNATSGQVLVLQDLLGMNQDFCPKFVKRFANLEDSVVKALDAFGEEVRDRSFPTDAHSFD; translated from the coding sequence ATGGCCAAACGAAAAACGAACCGCCATCTCCAGAAGATGTACGAGAAAGGCACCCCCATCACGATGGTGACCTGCTACGACTTTACCTTCGCGCGCCTGGTCGAGAAGTCAGATATCGACACGATCCTCATCGGCGATAGCCTCGGAAACGTCATCCAGGGCCAGGACACCACCCTGCCGGTGACGGTCGACGATATTATCTACCACACCCGCGCGGTCGCCCGGGGCAACCAGTCGGCGCATCTGCTCGCCGATATGCCCTTTGGCAGCTACCAGGCCAATGACGACGAAGGCATGCGAAACGCCGCGCGCCTGCTCAAAGAGGGCGGCGCCCAGGCGGTCAAGCTTGAGGGGGGCGCGGCCATCGCGCCGCTGGTCAAGCGCATGGTGACCGCCGGTATTCCGGTGTGCGGACACCTCGGCCTGACGCCTCAATCGGTGAATCAATTCGGCGGTTTTCGCGTGCAGGGGCGCGGCGAGGACGCCGGCGAGCAATTGATCGCGGACGCCCTGGCGCTCGAAGAAGCCGGGGCGTATATGATCGTGTTCGAGATGGTCCCCAAAGACCTGGCCAAGCGCGTCACCGAGGCGCTGTCGATCCCGACCATCGGCATCGGCGCGGGCAACGCCACCAGCGGGCAGGTGCTCGTGCTCCAGGACCTCCTGGGCATGAATCAGGACTTCTGCCCGAAATTCGTCAAACGCTTCGCCAACCTCGAAGACAGCGTGGTCAAGGCGCTCGACGCCTTCGGCGAAGAAGTCCGCGACCGCAGCTTCCCGACCGACGCGCATTCCTTCGACTGA
- the panC gene encoding pantoate--beta-alanine ligase, with product MKVIDSIAEFRKARRALPGTVAFVPTMGYLHPGHLALMERARREADHLAVSIFVNPTQFAPGSDLDAYPRDPEGDRKKCEDAGCDLLFMPTPEMMYAPDHATVVETEGLDQVLCGPSRPGHFRGVTTIVSKLFNIVAPDVAVFGQKDFQQLAIIRRMVRDLNFPIEIIDLPTVREADGLALSSRNKYLDAQERASATCLSRALAAAWHAYQGGERDAEKVLEVARNTLLESVSAQAIDYLECVDPLRLTRYEGDARQIPDAQGAVVAMAVQVGKARLIDNLRLDGELPEALG from the coding sequence ATGAAAGTCATTGATTCCATTGCGGAATTTCGCAAAGCTCGCCGCGCCCTGCCCGGCACCGTCGCCTTCGTCCCCACGATGGGCTACCTACACCCGGGGCACCTGGCCCTGATGGAGCGCGCGCGCCGCGAGGCCGACCACCTGGCCGTGAGCATCTTCGTCAACCCGACCCAATTCGCCCCGGGCAGCGACCTGGACGCGTATCCGCGCGACCCCGAAGGCGACCGCAAAAAATGCGAAGACGCCGGCTGCGACCTGCTCTTTATGCCCACGCCCGAGATGATGTACGCGCCCGACCACGCCACCGTGGTCGAGACCGAGGGCCTCGACCAGGTCTTGTGCGGCCCCAGTCGCCCCGGGCATTTTCGCGGCGTCACCACCATCGTGAGCAAGCTCTTTAATATCGTGGCGCCCGATGTCGCGGTCTTCGGCCAAAAGGATTTCCAGCAACTCGCCATCATCCGCCGGATGGTGCGCGACTTGAATTTCCCCATTGAAATCATCGACTTACCGACGGTGCGAGAGGCCGACGGGCTCGCCCTTTCGAGCCGCAACAAATATCTCGACGCCCAGGAGCGCGCCAGCGCGACCTGCCTGTCACGCGCCTTGGCCGCCGCCTGGCACGCCTATCAGGGCGGCGAGCGCGACGCTGAGAAGGTTTTGGAGGTGGCGCGAAATACGCTGCTTGAGAGCGTCTCTGCGCAGGCCATCGACTACCTCGAATGCGTCGACCCGCTGCGGCTCACACGCTACGAAGGCGACGCGCGCCAGATACCCGACGCCCAGGGCGCCGTCGTGGCGATGGCGGTGCAGGTGGGCAAGGCGCGGCTTATCGACAACCTTCGCCTGGATGGTGAACTGCCCGAGGCGCTGGGCTAG
- a CDS encoding HPF/RaiA family ribosome-associated protein — protein MKILVNTDSSVKGDERLVEVMQGIVEDALRHFSEEITRVEVHLQDENGPKQGADDKRCTMEARVKGMQPTAVTHHAAKLDDAAMGAAERLRSALDTKLGKRSEQR, from the coding sequence ATGAAGATTCTGGTGAATACCGACAGCAGCGTGAAGGGCGACGAGCGTCTCGTGGAGGTTATGCAGGGCATCGTCGAAGACGCCCTGCGCCATTTTAGCGAGGAGATTACCCGGGTTGAGGTGCACCTGCAGGACGAGAACGGCCCGAAGCAGGGCGCCGACGACAAGCGCTGCACGATGGAGGCGCGGGTCAAGGGTATGCAGCCGACCGCGGTGACCCACCACGCGGCCAAGCTCGATGATGCGGCTATGGGCGCGGCCGAGCGTCTGCGCAGCGCGCTCGATACCAAGCTCGGAAAGCGCAGCGAACAGCGCTGA
- a CDS encoding TetR/AcrR family transcriptional regulator codes for MRTNNAEQAIMTHAQKKRSDKRKRILDGALKAFALKGFYNTKVSEIAQEAGVADGTIYLYFKNKDDLLISLFEDRMEWIIERLTADLKKFGDDVLAKFRHMVMIHCRLAVEEPKLAEFITIELRQSSKFVKEYKNPKFGDYLKIFQTLIEDGQASGIFRRDVDPRLISRACFGALDEVLLQLTLSKADAAEVEDKASQVASVLVAGLLERPASSAD; via the coding sequence ATGCGAACGAATAATGCTGAGCAGGCGATTATGACTCACGCGCAAAAAAAACGCAGTGACAAGCGAAAGCGCATCCTGGACGGGGCGCTCAAAGCCTTTGCGCTCAAGGGATTCTATAATACCAAGGTCTCTGAGATCGCCCAGGAGGCGGGGGTCGCCGATGGCACCATTTACCTGTATTTCAAGAATAAGGATGATCTGCTGATCTCCCTATTCGAGGACCGCATGGAGTGGATCATCGAGCGGCTGACCGCGGACCTCAAGAAGTTCGGCGACGACGTGCTGGCGAAGTTTCGCCATATGGTCATGATTCATTGTCGGTTGGCGGTCGAAGAGCCGAAGCTGGCAGAGTTTATCACCATCGAGCTGCGTCAGAGCTCGAAATTCGTCAAAGAATATAAGAATCCCAAATTTGGTGATTACCTAAAGATCTTCCAAACGCTGATCGAAGATGGTCAGGCGAGCGGAATCTTTCGCCGGGATGTTGACCCGCGACTGATCAGCCGAGCGTGCTTCGGCGCGCTTGATGAGGTCCTATTGCAGCTCACCCTATCAAAGGCCGACGCCGCCGAGGTCGAGGACAAAGCCTCGCAGGTGGCCTCGGTCCTGGTGGCGGGGCTCTTAGAGCGCCCGGCGAGCAGCGCTGACTGA